The sequence GCCGCCCCAGGTCTCGTTGTGATACTGGTTGATGAGACTGTTGGAACTCCAGACGCTGCGGCTACCCCATGGTTTCATCAAGACCGTCTCATCGACAGTTGCGCAAAGGATATAGCGGGCGGCGATGATGTCACCCGTCTCACAGCCTGCGGCCTGAGCTGCGGTCTGGAAGCGATCAATCTCTTCGACAACCTGATGGCGCAGAGCCGTGACATCGGCTTCTTCCTCGGAATTTCTAAGCTGCGCCACAATGATCAGGATGGGCGCGGCAAGGCGTACCAATGTTCGCTCGGGTAAGGTGTCGAGCTTCTGGACGATGTTGGCCGCATTCTGCAAGACACCGCCTTCGATAGCGGCAGGTGCCTTGGGTGCACGCGGCTCAGACTGAACAAGGATCGGCGGCTCGTCACCATTGGCATCATTCTGGGCAAGCGATGTGCGAGCCCTCGGACTGAGCCAATCGAAGCGTGTCGGTTGTTCGAAATCGTCCTCTTCGCCACTCATTTTGCAGTCCCTTTTTGAATGGCCCAGAGTTCAAGGTTCAAGCCCGGATAGTCGCCACTGACGTGAATGGCTGCGGCAACAGACTCGACCATTTGCGCCCACAGTGCATTTTTGGAGTCGAGCTCAAAATAGACCGCATTCTGGATGAAGGGAATTTCTCGCGGCGCCACAGAGAGCGGTGCGATAGAGATCCCGGGCAATTGCAGGTTCACCAGATCCTTGATCTGTTCGGCCGGGCCGATTTTTGCCTGAATGGGCAGCCGTTGGCGGATCGTCTCAAGCGCGACATTGGCCTGCGCAATCAGCACCACACGACGATCAAGCAGCGTCATGCGATCCTCGATTTCACCGATCCAGATGCCATAGCCACGTTCGGTCAACGGGATAGAGACAGCATTCTGCTCGACGATTACGCTGAGCAGATTGCGCAATTCGGCGAGGATGGGTGCAAAGGTGCCGCGCAGGTCCGTATGAACATATTTCGGCATGTCCTTGGACCGGCGATTGCTGGCAGCATAGGCAGACAGTTCGCCGACCATGCCGATGCAATTGCGGTAGATTTCCTCGCAAGAATGATAGCCGGCCTCGATCATGTGCGAGAAGACCAGCTCATTGCGGTTGACGGCCCCAAGCAGCATCAGGTCGAGCATCCCAGACCGGTTGTCGCCGCCCTGCCCCATGACGGCTGATGCCAGCGATTGGGAGCGCAGGCGCAACAGGCCCCTGATCTCTTCAAGGATAGACAGGAAGCGCTTCGAGGCCCCGGAGCGAAGCAGAGGCGGAATGAAGCTTTCGACCAGCGTGATCTTGCCCTGAGCATCGACTGTGTCGATTTCGGCGATCTGGAGAGAAACCTCATCATCGAGGCTTTCTCCTTCGAGCAGGATGCGCATGTTGAGCGCTCCGAGCAGGATGTCCTGTTCAGGGCGGCCACTCTCGATTGTATCGCTGAGGTTGGAGCTGACCTTGAGATAGCGGCGGCTCGGGTTCTCGTTGTCCGACAGTTCCGAATGGCCAAGGGAGTGCATGGCGATGGCCAGATAGACCTTCTTGCCCTGATCTTCGAGAGTGATCTGTCGCGCCTTGGGACCGGGCGTGCCCGTCTTGTCATCGCAGACGCTGCCGTCGGGGAAAATCAGATCGAAAGCGGAGAGCTTGATTTGCCCCAACCCCAGAGCAGCAGCATCAAAGGCCAGATCCCTGATCCCCCAAGGAAAGGGAACGAGGCCGGCAACCCGATGCTCCAGACCGGATTCAATCCAGCGATCCTGCTGCTGGAGATGCTGAGGACGCAAGAACATGCCTTCCAGCCAAAGTGGTTTTCCCGTCGTGAACACCTGCTACTCCCTGCTGGTCAAATGGGTCTTGTTTTGGAATGGTCTGAAGTTTAGTCAGATCCGACGTCAGCTGGAAAGCCTTCAGAAGCTCAGTCCCATCACTGATCGTTTAAGTTCTTGTATTGTTACGGAAATGCCCGTCAAATTGATCAAAAGCTTGACGTCGTCACCCTGTTCCAGCTGGAATGACGTGCGCCATTGAGCCTTATCGATTTCCCTGAAACCGACTACAACGCCAAGGTGAGTCGCCTCGGAGGAAATGTCGGACTCATATTCCTTTGTCGATCCGGGCGTCATTTCATACTCGCGGCTGGCAAGCAGATCGGCGCCAAGCGTCGCCGTTTCATCGTCAAAATCGAAGAAGTCGGCGTTGTTGAAGGCCTTCACACCCTTGAGTTCGTAAATACGAACGACCACCGGAGACGGCGTACCTTCCTCATTGGGGTTGATCGCAGCGGCGGCCTGAATGGTCACGGCGGCGGGCGTCGGATCGGGCGTGCTCGTGCAACCGGTCGCGATGAGCAGCATCGCAATGCCAAATGTTGCCGAAAGGGCTCGGATGAGATTTGTCATTGGTTCTTCTCCCGTCGTTCGGAAGCCATTTTTCGGGCGAATTCTTCTTCTGCCTGCGCAAATGCCTCGGAAATGATCTGGCGAGCCAGTCCGTCGATGCGGCCGCTCAGCCGTTCATGCTGTTCGACATACATGGCCCATTCGGACTTGCCGACACCGAGGCCGCGAATGCGACCGCCCTGCTGTTCGATCTGATAGGTAATGGCTTCGGGTGAGAGCTGGTCGAACAGGAGTTTGATGGCCTTCTGCATCGCGGACATGGTAAGCATCGTGTGCTGCTGCAAATCCTCAAAGGCTTCGTTCACCGCCTGAGGCGGCGACAGATAGCCACCCTTGCGCGTAAGGAACATCTCGTCGAGCGCCAGCTCGGAAATTCGGAAATGCTTGAATGGATTGTTGTCTTCAGGCCGGATCTGGGTCTCGTCCATCCTAAATTCAGACTTCACCATCTTGCGGGCGGACAACAGAAGGATCAGCCCCTTGGCTGTCTCCCGGATCATGCGACCGGCATCGAGCATCACGTCGTTGCGCTGGGTCGATGACAGATCGACGTCGGGAAAGCCCAGCGCCGAGAAGAACAGAGACAGAGCTTGCTCATCCAGAGGATCGGCGGCACCTGGCTTGGCGGAGGCTTGGGTTGGTGCGGCGCTTTGTGCCCCCTCAGTCGGGGCCTGTTGGCTGGTGCCGGTGGAGGCCATCGGCGGCATACCATCCCAAGGAGCGTTCGCGCTCGCCACTCCAACACCCGGCACGACCTGATTGGCCTCGGGCAGTACCGGAGCATGAGCGGTGTTGGCGCTTTTGGCCTTGAGAGCTGCAGCCCGTTCGGCGCGCCGTGCCATCATGGCATCCATGGGATCGGACACTTCGGCGGGCTTTGCCGCCCCCCCATCGGTCCCGGGCTCAGGAATGTGCATCAGATCGGCCGACATGGATGGCGGCAGACCGGAGGGCGACCCGACTGGGCTTTGGGGGACGGCTGGCGGAGGCGTTTGAGAAGCGCGCTTTGAAGATCCGAGCACTGAAAGGAAATCAAAGTCGTCAGGTATCGCCGGACCGGCAGATGCCTGCGGTGCAGGCTGTGGCGCTGCTGGCGGGATTGGATCAACGGCTGGTGGTGGCGGTGCAAACGCGGCCGGAGCTCCAAGGGGCGGCTCGATATGGCCTTTTGGCGGGGGAGACATCTCCTCCTGTCCATTGCCAAGCAGGTTCGCCAGACGCGCGATATCATCAGCTTCTGCAGCGTTGGGCTCCATTCGCTCAGAAATAGGCATGGGCGCAGCAGGTGCAGGTGGCCGTGCCGTTACGTTTGGCGCGACGCTCGGACCGGTGGACCGCTGTTCGGGGACGACCACATCTGGAGCGGCGCTGAGAGACGGTGCCCGGTGCGCATTCTGATGATCGGAATAGGACGGCCCTGCCCCCCAGTCTGGCTGACCCATCGGCGCTCCGGGGAAGCCCTTACTTCCACCCAATGACGGGTTAGGCCCTGAATCGTCATCGAAATAGGCGAGCGGATCATTGGCGCGATCAGCGTCCAGATCCACTGGCGCGGGACGCATGTCCGCTTGCTTTGGATTTGGCTGGCGTCGTGGGGTCAGAAGATCGGTCAGGGACGCTTCATGGCGCTCCTGCGGAACGGACACCGAGGGTGCCTTGGGATGCTCCGCGGCTCCCTCGAGGCTGGCGAGGATCAGGTAGCGGCCCGCAAAGAACTTCATGCCCGGCTCGATCAAAACCGAGTTACCGCGTCCGATAGGCTTCTGATCGCCATCGAGATAGATGCCGTTGGTGCTTTCATCCTTGAGGTAGAACTGGCCGTCCGAATGGGAAATCCGTCCATGCAGGGAAGACAGAATCCGATCCGTATCAGGCAGGACCCAATCGCATTTCTTCGAACGTCCGAACACGCCGCC is a genomic window of uncultured Cohaesibacter sp. containing:
- the icmH gene encoding type IVB secretion system protein IcmH/DotU codes for the protein MSGEEDDFEQPTRFDWLSPRARTSLAQNDANGDEPPILVQSEPRAPKAPAAIEGGVLQNAANIVQKLDTLPERTLVRLAAPILIIVAQLRNSEEEADVTALRHQVVEEIDRFQTAAQAAGCETGDIIAARYILCATVDETVLMKPWGSRSVWSSNSLINQYHNETWGGEKVFVILDKLRKDARKKLPVLILLHACLMLGFEGRFRVQQDGRNQLEDLRNELSKIIKRNSQIETTEPLARLTTAAIGGRHMRSFLSMWMVVGLAVVALLFVHFYAEFVLSAALEPAANEIRSLVNG
- the tagH gene encoding type VI secretion system-associated FHA domain protein TagH, with the protein product MKLKLALVGNDSVDGHDFDSAGGVFGRSKKCDWVLPDTDRILSSLHGRISHSDGQFYLKDESTNGIYLDGDQKPIGRGNSVLIEPGMKFFAGRYLILASLEGAAEHPKAPSVSVPQERHEASLTDLLTPRRQPNPKQADMRPAPVDLDADRANDPLAYFDDDSGPNPSLGGSKGFPGAPMGQPDWGAGPSYSDHQNAHRAPSLSAAPDVVVPEQRSTGPSVAPNVTARPPAPAAPMPISERMEPNAAEADDIARLANLLGNGQEEMSPPPKGHIEPPLGAPAAFAPPPPAVDPIPPAAPQPAPQASAGPAIPDDFDFLSVLGSSKRASQTPPPAVPQSPVGSPSGLPPSMSADLMHIPEPGTDGGAAKPAEVSDPMDAMMARRAERAAALKAKSANTAHAPVLPEANQVVPGVGVASANAPWDGMPPMASTGTSQQAPTEGAQSAAPTQASAKPGAADPLDEQALSLFFSALGFPDVDLSSTQRNDVMLDAGRMIRETAKGLILLLSARKMVKSEFRMDETQIRPEDNNPFKHFRISELALDEMFLTRKGGYLSPPQAVNEAFEDLQQHTMLTMSAMQKAIKLLFDQLSPEAITYQIEQQGGRIRGLGVGKSEWAMYVEQHERLSGRIDGLARQIISEAFAQAEEEFARKMASERREKNQ
- the tssK gene encoding type VI secretion system baseplate subunit TssK, producing MFTTGKPLWLEGMFLRPQHLQQQDRWIESGLEHRVAGLVPFPWGIRDLAFDAAALGLGQIKLSAFDLIFPDGSVCDDKTGTPGPKARQITLEDQGKKVYLAIAMHSLGHSELSDNENPSRRYLKVSSNLSDTIESGRPEQDILLGALNMRILLEGESLDDEVSLQIAEIDTVDAQGKITLVESFIPPLLRSGASKRFLSILEEIRGLLRLRSQSLASAVMGQGGDNRSGMLDLMLLGAVNRNELVFSHMIEAGYHSCEEIYRNCIGMVGELSAYAASNRRSKDMPKYVHTDLRGTFAPILAELRNLLSVIVEQNAVSIPLTERGYGIWIGEIEDRMTLLDRRVVLIAQANVALETIRQRLPIQAKIGPAEQIKDLVNLQLPGISIAPLSVAPREIPFIQNAVYFELDSKNALWAQMVESVAAAIHVSGDYPGLNLELWAIQKGTAK
- the tssJ gene encoding type VI secretion system lipoprotein TssJ — its product is MTNLIRALSATFGIAMLLIATGCTSTPDPTPAAVTIQAAAAINPNEEGTPSPVVVRIYELKGVKAFNNADFFDFDDETATLGADLLASREYEMTPGSTKEYESDISSEATHLGVVVGFREIDKAQWRTSFQLEQGDDVKLLINLTGISVTIQELKRSVMGLSF